The following are from one region of the Magallana gigas chromosome 6, xbMagGiga1.1, whole genome shotgun sequence genome:
- the LOC117688740 gene encoding uncharacterized protein: protein MADHYLSESVYVGMCHKIGTPQQVASRRERCDNGELKANQLMKNQLKIRVMVSGSLKEGLRLPGSDIDIMFWPSDFRVLWNFSQFEFRTFGTQIPVISDCSESPPGFTLLRLPIEILPFIKIPSETYIDDAIQYVMEACVWHNGKLLLSSSKYREIRKKISFPGSSTHGPCNTGTLGSGLEYDEVYCFISEFWPPSAFSWIDRCQVWPQPHVVNDIVRSGCHFVAIGHKLGKQVDNEWRISFTQAEYKLVYSMNHSQFLTYGMLKLFLKEIINNGVRDEDKLLCSYHMKTAVFWAIQQNTLPYWCPENLLVGFWVCFKLLLKWVYEGVCPNFFIPQNNMFLNNIFGEAQKRLFMRLYGLYEKGVALLLCSSSMRTSIINVLCNPRRMVRIDEQNLIPEVELDIELFNDMVEIDVIHPSSLRQCLKVLRIAEPLINYTHTQSEIVLLQKVSSTIFQGAAFYLNNMYIDKGLNKFTYIADKLACHLLKCAVMCGFSSGMLYVAMHFYRTCRYRKALSVLEMAKAKLVQPWLIYKRNVDRERYNYALGGQALPIKMRKALAWDIKLNHKICYIEELVPEQQPGRENHTPLLYIPPCVLLHMLEFLCYRHVDTMRAQTALHELQVLVHHDQGHFVPEQLRDISWEILGICQQIRGDLRAAMFSYEQSLIQKPFNRIQSATRKRIQDIHTYLYGFLLTVYEAFSGFNNYEAPPVDY, encoded by the coding sequence ATGGCTGATCATTATTTGTCTGAGTCAGTGTATGTTGGAATGTGTCACAAGATAGGGACCCCACAACAGGTGGCCTCCAGGAGAGAAAGATGTGATAATGGTGAGTTGAAGGCGAATCAACTGAtgaaaaatcagcttaaaaTTCGTGTCATGGTGAGTGGGAGTCTAAAGGAAGGACTACGACTACCTGGGTCAGACATCGACATTATGTTTTGGCCAAGTGACTTTCGAGTATTATGGAACTTTTCCCAGTTTGAGTTTCGGACGTTTGGCACACAGATCCCAGTTATCTCTGACTGTTCTGAGAGCCCACCAGGTTTCACTCTACTTCGACTCCCGATCGAAATTCTCCCCTTTATAAAGATTCCCTCCGAAACTTATATTGATGACGCAATACAATATGTTATGGAGGCCTGTGTTTGGCATAATGGTAAACTTCTGCTGTCAAGTTCTAAATACAgggaaataaggaaaaaaatatcttttcctGGTTCTTCAACACATGGGCCTTGTAATACTGGGACACTGGGCAGTGGATTAGAGTACGATGAGGTTTATTGTTTCATCAGTGAATTCTGGCCTCCTTCTGCCTTCTCATGGATAGACAGATGTCAAGTATGGCCTCAACCTCATGTTGTCAATGACATCGTCAGAAGTGGATGTCACTTTGTAGCAATAGGTCACAAACTTGGAAAGCAAGTAGACAACGAATGGAGAATTTCGTTCACACAAGCAGAATACAAACTTGTGTATTCAATGAATCATTCACAGTTCTTAACTTATGGTATGCTGAAACTGTTCTTAAAGGAAATTATTAACAATGGCGTTAGAGACGAAGATAAACTGCTGTGTTCCTACCACATGAAAACAGCGGTATTCTGGGCCATACAACAGAACACATTACCTTACTGGTGTCCAGAAAACCTGTTGGTCGGTTTCTGGGTTTGCTTTAAACTCCTTCTAAAATGGGTGTATGAGGGGGTTTGTCCAAATTTTTTCATCCCACAAAACAATATGTTTTTGAACAACATATTTGGTGAAGCTCAGAAAAGATTATTTATGCGCTTGTATGGATTGTATGAAAAGGGCGTTGCATTGTTGCTGTGCAGTTCCTCCATGAGAACTTCTATAATCAATGTGCTTTGCAATCCAAGGCGTATGGTCCGCATAGATGAGCAGAATTTGATACCTGAAGTTGAACTTGATATAGAGTTATTTAATGATATGGTGGAAATTGATGTTATCCATCCATCAAGCTTGCGGCAGTGTTTAAAGGTGTTGCGCATTGCTGAACCGTTGATAAATTACACCCACACACAAAGTGAAATCGTCCTGCTACAAAAAGTTTCAAGCACGATTTTTCAGGGTGCTGCATTTTACTTAAACAATATGTACATTGATAAAGGCCTCAACAAGTTTACGTATATTGCTGACAAATTGGCATGCCACTTATTGAAATGTGCAGTCATGTGTGGGTTTTCCTCTGGTATGCTGTACGTTGCAATGCATTTTTACAGGACATGCAGATATAGGAAGGCTTTATCTGTTTTAGAAATGGCAAAGGCAAAGTTGGTACAGCCATGGCTGATATACAAGAGAAATGTAGACCGGGAGAGATACAATTACGCTTTAGGGGGACAGGCGCTACCAATAAAGATGAGAAAGGCTCTAGCATGGGATATCAAACTCAATCATAAAATCTGTTATATTGAAGAGTTAGTACCCGAACAACAGCCTGGAAGGGAAAACCACACCCCTTTATTGTACATCCCACCCTGTGTGTTGTTACACATGCTAGAGTTTTTGTGCTATAGACATGTTGACACAATGCGAGCCCAAACAGCTCTACATGAGCTACAGGTCCTAGTCCACCATGATCAGGGACACTTTGTACCCGAACAACTTAGGGACATCTCATGGGAGATCCTTGGAATATGTCAACAAATCAGAGGAGACCTCCGAGCTGCCATGTTCTCATATGAACAGTCACTCATACAAAAGCCATTCAATAGAATACAATCAGCTACAAGAAAGAGAATCCAAGATATACATACTTACTTATACGGATTTTTACTGACTGTATACGAAGCATTTTCGGGTTTTAACAATTACGAGGCGCCTCCTGTGGATTATTAA